In Sphingobacterium thalpophilum, a genomic segment contains:
- a CDS encoding uridine kinase has protein sequence MNNKPYVIGIAGSSGSGKTFFLNSFLKHFNPHEVTLISQDDYYIPANTKTQEENRLYNFDIPTSIDRDAFYKDIKALFNGETIYKEEYTFNNPSLTPKILEIKPAPILIIEGLFIFYYTEINNLINHKIFLSADQDIALRRRLHRDLVERGYFEDDVMYKWVNHVLPSYNEYLLPYQDTCDQVIFNNTDEPEPIWEITNQISEELKLKLNLV, from the coding sequence ATGAATAACAAACCGTATGTCATAGGAATTGCCGGAAGTAGTGGTTCTGGGAAGACTTTTTTTTTAAATAGCTTTTTAAAACATTTTAACCCACATGAGGTGACCTTAATTTCCCAAGATGATTATTACATCCCTGCCAATACTAAAACTCAGGAGGAAAACAGGCTCTATAACTTCGATATTCCGACATCAATCGACAGAGATGCTTTTTATAAAGATATCAAGGCTCTCTTTAACGGTGAGACAATATATAAGGAAGAGTATACATTTAACAACCCTTCATTAACACCCAAAATATTAGAGATTAAACCGGCACCTATTTTAATTATTGAAGGTCTATTCATTTTCTATTATACAGAGATAAATAATTTAATCAATCATAAGATATTTTTAAGCGCTGATCAGGATATCGCGTTAAGACGACGCTTACACCGTGATCTGGTTGAACGGGGATACTTTGAAGATGATGTCATGTACAAATGGGTAAACCATGTTCTACCCTCCTACAACGAGTACCTACTGCCGTATCAGGACACTTGCGATCAGGTCATATTTAACAATACCGATGAACCAGAGCCAATCTGGGAAATCACCAACCAAATTTCTGAAGAGCTAAAATTAAAGCTCAATTTGGTATAA
- a CDS encoding LysM peptidoglycan-binding domain-containing protein, which produces MKVLFELKTYKKIAILSIAILAIQQVEAKNSTSLRADFIPDSVGTEAINGEEYVLFKIEKGDNYYQLSKKYKTTVGQLTQINGNGTLSLGQIVKIPTGRKAKSTVNNDRGNMTVQNPRNPQQQEGFTEYIVGEKETLYAISKRFSISVEDIKKANNLKNNVIGGGMKLMIPNQPLPPEPPKLVEPKGIEIVSPDSTDGDDKEENQISTNRYGIREKSERGIGVWIDGLSSQGTSNLALHKSAPVGTILKITNPMTKSVTYAKVVGKFNDNAENQNAIVVLSKSAAASIGALDKRFQVEIAYGLPLEN; this is translated from the coding sequence ATGAAAGTTTTATTCGAATTAAAGACATATAAAAAGATAGCTATTCTATCCATCGCGATATTAGCTATTCAACAAGTTGAAGCAAAAAACTCAACTTCTTTACGCGCTGATTTTATCCCTGATTCAGTAGGAACAGAAGCAATCAATGGTGAAGAATACGTGCTGTTCAAAATTGAAAAAGGAGATAATTATTACCAGTTAAGTAAAAAGTATAAAACGACGGTAGGCCAATTGACCCAAATAAACGGTAATGGAACATTAAGCCTGGGTCAAATTGTTAAGATTCCAACAGGTCGTAAAGCGAAATCAACAGTAAACAATGACCGTGGAAATATGACAGTGCAAAATCCGCGTAATCCGCAGCAGCAAGAAGGTTTCACGGAATATATCGTTGGTGAGAAAGAGACACTTTATGCCATATCTAAAAGGTTCAGTATTTCTGTTGAAGACATCAAAAAAGCAAATAACTTAAAAAATAATGTTATTGGCGGTGGAATGAAACTCATGATCCCCAATCAGCCCCTGCCTCCTGAACCACCAAAATTAGTTGAACCTAAAGGAATCGAAATTGTAAGCCCCGATTCTACTGACGGTGATGATAAAGAAGAAAATCAAATTTCAACAAACCGCTACGGAATACGTGAAAAGTCCGAACGTGGTATTGGCGTCTGGATTGATGGGCTATCATCTCAAGGTACAAGCAACCTCGCTCTTCATAAGTCAGCTCCAGTAGGTACTATTTTAAAAATTACTAACCCAATGACCAAAAGTGTGACTTATGCAAAAGTGGTTGGTAAATTTAATGATAATGCCGAAAACCAAAATGCAATTGTCGTGTTGTCAAAATCTGCCGCCGCGAGCATAGGCGCACTTGATAAACGCTTCCAGGTTGAAATTGCGTATGGATTACCTCTAGAAAATTAA